In Paenibacillus hexagrammi, the following are encoded in one genomic region:
- a CDS encoding YveK family protein has product MNFQEFLRLLRTRWWIIVCITVTTTTITYIQNSYFVKPEYANSATLLINDRHSNEKYSLTFDDVLLYEKLIGTYRDIILSNKVLNIVSHEMQTEYHTTLSASEIRRIITVSTSNNSQVITITAQYTDYILATNLVNLVAKAFSENLKAIMNVDNVSIVDEAVVNSPVPPLALQPN; this is encoded by the coding sequence ATGAATTTTCAAGAATTTCTGCGATTATTACGAACACGATGGTGGATTATTGTTTGCATCACAGTTACCACCACAACCATTACGTATATTCAAAATTCATACTTTGTTAAGCCGGAGTATGCCAATTCCGCTACTTTGCTTATTAATGACCGACACAGCAATGAAAAGTATTCCTTAACCTTTGACGATGTTTTACTTTATGAGAAATTAATAGGTACATATCGAGATATCATCTTAAGTAATAAGGTATTAAATATCGTTTCTCATGAAATGCAGACGGAGTATCACACCACTCTTTCCGCTTCAGAAATACGTCGAATTATTACAGTTAGTACGTCCAACAATTCCCAGGTTATTACCATTACAGCACAGTATACTGATTATATTCTTGCAACTAATTTAGTCAATTTAGTGGCTAAAGCCTTCAGTGAAAATCTCAAAGCGATTATGAATGTAGACAATGTATCTATTGTGGATGAAGCGGTTGTGAATAGTCCGGTTCCCCCGTTAGCCCTGCAACCAAATTGA
- a CDS encoding CpsD/CapB family tyrosine-protein kinase, which translates to MGIVFSLGLILSIRLLDTRIRTEEDLFTVCDSFILGTIQSFKKVKKGIILITKMDHASAIAETFRTIRTSMHYLRQDEDQKLFLICSAAPGEGKTTVVSNLSIITALDGKRVLLIDGDLRNPHLHHVFEIPNRVGLSSILTGHSTLGNAVRETQIPGLFILPAGPLQPHPAELFGTMRMDELCQNLKTQFDCVFIDSPSLLSVTDARIIKKNMDGIIITIRLNSTKKDHIKKNLTTAGYFKKQNFRHYCK; encoded by the coding sequence ATGGGTATCGTTTTCTCCCTTGGTCTCATTCTTTCCATTAGACTTTTAGATACACGAATTCGAACTGAAGAGGATTTATTCACTGTGTGTGATTCATTTATTCTTGGTACTATTCAATCTTTTAAGAAAGTTAAGAAAGGTATAATCTTAATCACTAAAATGGACCACGCTTCAGCTATCGCTGAAACTTTTCGCACCATTCGCACCTCCATGCATTATTTAAGGCAGGACGAAGATCAGAAATTATTTCTAATATGCAGCGCTGCTCCCGGGGAAGGCAAAACTACTGTTGTTTCTAATTTAAGCATTATTACCGCACTGGACGGAAAGCGGGTATTGCTGATCGATGGAGATTTGCGCAATCCCCATCTGCATCATGTTTTTGAAATTCCAAATCGCGTTGGACTAAGCTCAATCCTTACAGGACATTCAACATTAGGAAATGCTGTACGGGAGACTCAAATTCCAGGCTTATTCATTTTGCCCGCCGGCCCTCTTCAGCCGCATCCAGCTGAACTTTTTGGCACTATGAGAATGGATGAGCTTTGCCAGAATTTGAAAACGCAATTTGACTGTGTATTCATCGATAGTCCATCTTTACTCTCCGTGACAGATGCTAGAATTATTAAAAAGAATATGGACGGAATCATTATTACTATTCGCCTCAACAGCACCAAAAAAGATCATATTAAGAAAAACCTTACAACTGCTGGATACTTCAAAAAACAAAATTTTAGGCATTATTGTAAATGA
- a CDS encoding glycosyltransferase, translating into MFLGRLSNVKGLDLILHSIATLRQEGIVLYLALVGSGEQEQALRQLCSRLSLESQIFFIGQKESTELPEILACGDFAMFASHTEGFPLALLECMASGLPVVTTRAGDIANVVVNGCNGLILDNRTITSYAAACKHMMNRFPMMAGEAVRTANMYSQQAMFNKFADILYTICR; encoded by the coding sequence ATGTTTCTTGGCAGATTAAGCAATGTCAAAGGATTAGATTTGATTCTCCATTCGATTGCAACGCTTCGTCAAGAAGGTATTGTATTATATTTGGCATTAGTAGGGTCTGGAGAGCAGGAACAAGCGCTTCGACAGCTTTGTAGCCGTTTGTCTCTAGAGTCACAGATTTTTTTTATCGGACAAAAAGAAAGCACAGAATTACCTGAGATTCTTGCGTGTGGCGATTTTGCCATGTTCGCCTCTCACACGGAGGGCTTCCCTCTAGCATTGCTTGAATGCATGGCTTCTGGTCTGCCCGTCGTTACAACAAGGGCCGGAGATATCGCTAACGTTGTCGTCAATGGATGCAATGGCTTGATTCTCGATAATCGCACCATCACTTCCTATGCAGCTGCTTGTAAACATATGATGAATCGCTTCCCCATGATGGCTGGTGAGGCGGTTCGAACAGCCAACATGTATTCACAGCAAGCCATGTTCAACAAGTTCGCTGACATTCTGTATACGATCTGCAGGTGA
- a CDS encoding glycosyltransferase family 4 protein, giving the protein MGGSEKLLLHMLRELAAQNDSEFQHHICVIDGSGTLLSEFQATGFPTVYFMAKHGLDVKEIGKFIRYLRSQPFDIIHFHSIISTIVFAWLFNSAHIIRSDHGGRLLNTKGWKLKRDRWVMRFIDLLINKHIAVSNLVNMQLQHTYNIASSKIEVIHNGILVRPVLNNRQYLRKQLNLNEDDFVVGVVARLLHGKGVQYVIHAIKLLIEQGVACKLVIVGEGPYRGELEHITEQLSLNEYVQFTGLLTDTSEIYTLFDTFVFSSIWQESFGMTLLEALSAGIPLIAFNRGAVSEIITDGFNGFLIEPSSEELAEKILFIQRDLLLRRSLKANALQSIQDRFRLETKLNRLLEVYREVSRR; this is encoded by the coding sequence ATGGGAGGCTCTGAAAAACTGCTTCTACATATGCTGAGAGAGCTTGCTGCTCAAAACGATAGCGAGTTCCAGCACCATATATGTGTTATTGATGGCTCTGGCACATTGCTCTCCGAGTTTCAAGCGACAGGCTTTCCGACAGTTTATTTCATGGCGAAACATGGATTGGATGTGAAGGAAATAGGGAAGTTTATTCGCTACTTGCGAAGCCAGCCATTTGATATCATACACTTCCATTCCATTATTTCGACAATTGTGTTCGCGTGGTTATTTAATTCTGCCCATATTATTCGATCTGACCATGGAGGTAGGCTTCTAAATACGAAAGGCTGGAAACTAAAACGGGATCGATGGGTCATGCGGTTCATTGATTTACTAATAAACAAGCATATAGCCGTATCCAATCTTGTTAACATGCAACTTCAGCATACTTATAACATTGCTTCTTCAAAAATCGAGGTAATACATAATGGCATCCTTGTTAGACCGGTCTTGAACAATCGTCAGTATTTGCGTAAACAATTAAACCTAAATGAAGATGATTTTGTAGTCGGGGTAGTTGCAAGGCTTTTACATGGAAAGGGCGTACAGTACGTCATACATGCGATCAAGCTACTTATTGAACAAGGTGTAGCCTGCAAATTGGTTATAGTTGGTGAAGGACCTTATCGTGGGGAACTTGAACATATTACAGAGCAATTGTCTCTAAATGAATATGTCCAGTTTACTGGTTTGCTTACTGATACTTCTGAAATCTACACGCTTTTTGATACTTTCGTATTCTCCTCCATCTGGCAAGAATCTTTCGGAATGACACTGCTTGAGGCGCTTTCGGCAGGAATTCCGCTCATCGCCTTTAATCGGGGAGCCGTTAGTGAAATCATTACAGATGGATTCAATGGATTCTTAATTGAACCTTCTTCCGAGGAATTGGCCGAGAAAATCTTATTCATTCAAAGAGATTTACTACTGAGGCGCTCGTTGAAAGCAAATGCTCTCCAGTCCATACAAGATAGATTTCGATTAGAAACCAAGCTGAACCGACTCTTAGAAGTCTACAGGGAGGTATCCCGGAGGTAG
- a CDS encoding O-antigen ligase family protein yields MKAAIVLYVLSGIVLGLLFQKNEYIALFLSAIPLLIALIQLKESPKWLIFVIFLILFTVPIMRMNVVENGRFFLFPALILCQIFAVTVLFTCRFQFDKFSTFDVLILIYLVTSAISTKLSIMNATWGVKYLYVNIFGGYLFYICLKQYTQKKENLHIWIFELINSILTIVAGYCLIEYVMKYNFLYHGLASFVDVSKQYSAVYRAAGTLEHPLVAGLLFLMWFPINVARMFEERLQFKSLISSLLLSGGILVTGSRSSFYFLLLSGMLLVLFIFIKRLVSLRVIVVITTAFMLLIGLLTTDNQILTRVKATSSESLSSEGDLNRYYSVLWAIDTMKHYWLWGLGPLNADNFKQTDRYSKYTVTTNWGMENSWTALVLDHGVMGSIPFFLILIIVISRLIGAIIRSRDKTSSLTLIGFLVGFIAFLANLGTFNALNGSFTVQMMLWVLVFIGERYAAALSRFPVNIKLA; encoded by the coding sequence ATGAAAGCTGCGATTGTACTTTATGTCTTATCTGGAATAGTTCTCGGATTGCTATTTCAAAAGAATGAATACATTGCTCTATTCTTATCAGCGATTCCTTTATTGATTGCTCTGATTCAACTCAAAGAAAGCCCGAAATGGCTTATTTTCGTAATCTTCCTCATTCTGTTCACCGTACCTATTATGCGAATGAACGTTGTAGAGAACGGAAGGTTTTTCCTGTTTCCCGCATTAATATTGTGCCAAATCTTTGCGGTTACTGTATTATTTACATGCCGCTTTCAATTTGACAAATTTTCTACTTTCGATGTCTTGATTCTTATTTACTTAGTGACTAGTGCGATCTCCACAAAACTTTCTATTATGAATGCAACATGGGGAGTTAAATATCTATATGTCAACATTTTTGGTGGCTATTTATTCTATATTTGCTTAAAACAATATACACAAAAAAAAGAAAATCTCCACATATGGATCTTTGAGCTGATTAACTCAATTTTAACTATTGTTGCAGGTTATTGTCTTATCGAATATGTCATGAAATACAACTTCTTATATCATGGTTTAGCTTCTTTTGTCGATGTCAGCAAGCAATACAGTGCCGTTTACAGGGCAGCAGGGACACTGGAGCACCCCCTTGTTGCCGGGTTGCTTTTTTTAATGTGGTTTCCGATTAACGTAGCTAGAATGTTCGAAGAAAGACTACAGTTCAAAAGTCTGATATCATCACTGCTCTTATCAGGTGGTATTCTCGTAACAGGATCACGATCTAGCTTTTACTTCCTTCTCCTCAGCGGTATGCTGCTCGTACTATTTATTTTTATAAAACGCTTGGTAAGCTTAAGAGTGATCGTCGTCATTACTACGGCCTTTATGCTCCTAATTGGTCTTCTTACTACAGACAATCAAATTTTGACGCGTGTAAAGGCTACAAGTAGCGAGTCTTTGTCCAGTGAGGGAGATTTAAATAGGTACTACTCCGTACTATGGGCTATAGATACAATGAAGCATTATTGGCTATGGGGATTGGGTCCTTTAAATGCAGATAACTTTAAACAAACAGATAGGTACAGCAAGTACACGGTTACTACGAATTGGGGCATGGAAAATTCTTGGACTGCTTTAGTTTTGGATCACGGCGTTATGGGAAGCATTCCTTTCTTCCTGATCTTAATCATTGTTATAAGTAGACTAATCGGAGCTATCATTCGTTCTCGTGATAAAACCAGTTCCCTAACGCTAATTGGATTCCTAGTAGGGTTTATTGCTTTCTTAGCCAATTTAGGCACATTTAATGCTTTGAACGGCTCATTTACAGTCCAAATGATGCTTTGGGTGCTCGTATTTATAGGAGAACGTTACGCTGCTGCTTTATCCAGATTTCCAGTAAATATCAAATTGGCCTAA
- a CDS encoding lipopolysaccharide biosynthesis protein, which yields MRTKKAMYNFLTYFLLQIISNVTGFILPVMVIQHYGSVVNGIIAVVKQFMVFFNLIETGVGMAAIQLLFNPLANREAMKINQILSASRRFYHRTGAWLALIVTLFAIVYPSLVHGSLSKVYMTALILVVLGAGVAEYLLMGTYRVLLTADQKSYVVSLVQSVGLIANNMIAITLITLDSSILIVQLIASAVYVSRVSILAFYVKRNYKDLNIKVNATMDVIPTRWDTFMQQIASMAIFNMPMIVLSMFSDFKAVSLYAVYNTVFGAVSMLILSFSSGIMSGFGQLIALKDKRQLQQAYNMYEYIYYIIMIWGYTCSVLLIMPFVRLYTAKLHDPAYVDPLLAMMFVAVGLLNHIREPQYTIVIAAGHYKETRMRMLVEACINVVASLVFVMFFGIYGVLLGGICSFLFRAIDLIHYGNRVVLKKSPYHSVRRLVVNIIAAACIVGGGGRFIENSSNWIEWIFESIIVAIVVMSVFIVCNVVAEPASAKELTSRIKRLIGKT from the coding sequence ATGCGTACAAAAAAAGCCATGTATAATTTTTTAACCTACTTTCTCTTACAAATCATATCGAATGTAACGGGATTCATTTTACCTGTTATGGTCATTCAACATTATGGCTCTGTTGTGAATGGTATTATTGCAGTTGTTAAGCAATTTATGGTGTTTTTCAACTTAATCGAAACGGGGGTGGGAATGGCCGCCATCCAACTTTTGTTTAACCCATTAGCTAATCGGGAAGCCATGAAGATCAATCAGATTCTATCGGCATCTAGAAGGTTCTATCATCGCACGGGGGCGTGGCTTGCTCTCATCGTTACATTGTTTGCCATCGTCTATCCTTCGTTAGTACATGGTTCTCTTTCAAAGGTGTATATGACTGCTCTCATATTGGTCGTATTAGGAGCGGGAGTAGCCGAATACCTGCTTATGGGAACCTATCGGGTATTACTGACAGCTGACCAGAAGAGCTATGTGGTAAGCCTAGTCCAGTCGGTAGGATTGATAGCTAATAATATGATAGCCATTACATTAATTACGTTGGACAGCAGTATCTTGATCGTACAATTGATAGCTTCTGCTGTTTACGTTTCACGTGTGTCCATTTTAGCTTTTTATGTGAAGAGGAACTATAAGGATTTAAATATAAAGGTAAACGCTACAATGGATGTTATTCCAACTAGATGGGATACCTTTATGCAGCAAATTGCTTCAATGGCTATTTTTAACATGCCAATGATCGTCTTAAGCATGTTCTCCGATTTTAAAGCAGTTAGTTTATATGCTGTTTACAATACAGTTTTTGGCGCAGTTAGTATGCTTATTCTTTCATTTTCTAGTGGTATCATGTCGGGATTTGGGCAATTAATTGCACTTAAAGATAAAAGACAGCTTCAACAAGCGTACAATATGTATGAATACATCTACTATATCATCATGATTTGGGGATATACCTGTTCAGTGCTTCTAATTATGCCCTTCGTTCGTTTGTATACGGCAAAGCTACATGACCCGGCGTACGTCGACCCTTTATTAGCTATGATGTTTGTTGCGGTAGGCCTGCTTAACCATATAAGGGAACCGCAGTACACGATCGTAATCGCAGCAGGGCACTATAAAGAGACTAGGATGAGAATGCTCGTCGAAGCCTGCATTAACGTTGTTGCCTCACTTGTATTTGTCATGTTTTTTGGAATTTACGGTGTGTTGTTAGGCGGAATTTGTTCGTTCTTATTTAGAGCCATAGACTTAATCCATTACGGAAACCGTGTTGTATTGAAAAAATCCCCTTACCATTCTGTAAGGAGATTAGTCGTTAATATCATTGCTGCGGCATGTATAGTTGGGGGAGGCGGGAGATTCATAGAAAACTCTTCAAATTGGATCGAATGGATTTTTGAATCGATAATCGTGGCGATAGTTGTAATGTCAGTATTTATCGTCTGCAATGTTGTCGCGGAACCGGCATCAGCTAAAGAGCTTACCTCTAGAATCAAAAGGCTGATAGGAAAAACATAA
- a CDS encoding GT-D fold domain-containing glycosyltransferase gives MNSRKIINKVKNWSRILSSLTCSFMPSRATIINDRDTAQCLIRQPLSLIRFGDGEFIIINGGSIHYQAYSDELKQQLLQIVEEYNEEGVEAGYMLAMPRAFFKSSGFYLLKRLIYVRCWAIPKQTFRKLCRQDGGLYGDAFLFQKGNKVIYQPIWKRAKNIIFIHSNPACYQSFREQFNGRTYYIEIPTANCFDYIHDIIHQIHHIASTQQLTLSKTRVLISAGPAAKVMVHQLCKQGIVAYDTGHCWDDPLVL, from the coding sequence TTGAATTCAAGAAAAATAATAAACAAAGTAAAGAACTGGTCTAGAATTCTTTCAAGCTTAACGTGTTCTTTCATGCCCAGCCGGGCGACTATCATCAATGATAGGGACACCGCGCAGTGTCTGATTAGACAACCTTTATCGCTAATTCGTTTTGGAGACGGAGAATTTATCATAATCAATGGAGGCAGCATTCATTATCAGGCGTATTCTGATGAATTGAAGCAGCAGCTCCTTCAAATTGTTGAGGAATATAATGAAGAAGGTGTTGAGGCAGGTTATATGCTGGCAATGCCAAGAGCTTTCTTTAAGTCTTCAGGATTCTATTTATTAAAGAGGCTTATATATGTACGTTGCTGGGCTATACCCAAGCAAACTTTTAGGAAATTGTGCAGGCAAGATGGTGGTTTGTATGGAGATGCGTTTTTATTTCAAAAAGGCAATAAAGTCATATATCAGCCAATCTGGAAGCGAGCAAAAAACATTATATTTATTCACTCCAATCCAGCATGCTATCAGTCTTTTAGAGAACAGTTCAATGGGCGAACTTACTATATTGAAATTCCCACAGCCAATTGCTTCGATTATATTCATGATATAATTCATCAGATTCATCATATAGCAAGTACACAGCAATTGACTTTGTCTAAGACAAGGGTTCTTATTTCAGCAGGACCCGCTGCTAAAGTAATGGTTCATCAGCTTTGTAAGCAAGGTATCGTTGCCTATGATACGGGGCATTGCTGGGATGATCCCTTAGTGTTGTAA
- a CDS encoding glycosyltransferase family 2 protein produces the protein MESFLTVFTPTYNRSHTLPRLYESLCQQTRKDFIWIVVDDGSTDHTAALVNTWIKEERCNIQYYFQTNRGKQFAHNRGVELATTELFVCVDSDDYLTPNAVGNIGSKWERCSDTKHVCGILSLRGYPDGSLNGSGFPQGVETTSIYDLYTKHGFSGDTMLVFTLNILRQFPFPEIPGERFINEAIVYNRISKQYTMAILDQILYVGQYLPDGYTHNIVEIMRQNPRGFSLYYKELVLMEKSLLRKWKYAAQYIAFAVHGEEQHMIKNSAFPLLSLLLFPLGLWYYRKKLKSV, from the coding sequence ATGGAATCGTTTCTTACAGTGTTCACTCCGACATACAATCGCTCCCATACTCTGCCTCGATTATATGAGAGTTTATGTCAACAAACCCGCAAGGATTTTATATGGATCGTAGTGGACGATGGATCTACGGACCATACTGCTGCTCTAGTTAACACATGGATAAAAGAAGAACGCTGTAATATTCAATATTACTTTCAAACTAATCGAGGCAAGCAATTTGCTCATAATCGAGGAGTTGAACTAGCTACTACCGAGCTCTTTGTTTGTGTAGACTCAGACGACTATTTGACTCCTAACGCTGTAGGTAATATTGGCTCAAAATGGGAAAGGTGTAGTGATACGAAACATGTTTGCGGTATTCTTTCCTTGCGCGGGTATCCAGATGGAAGTTTAAATGGAAGCGGGTTTCCACAAGGAGTGGAGACAACTTCTATTTATGACCTTTATACAAAGCATGGATTTAGTGGGGACACCATGCTTGTTTTTACCCTAAATATTTTACGGCAGTTTCCCTTTCCTGAAATTCCAGGAGAACGTTTCATTAATGAGGCTATTGTTTACAATCGTATTTCTAAACAATACACAATGGCTATATTGGATCAAATTTTATATGTAGGACAATATTTGCCTGATGGGTACACCCATAACATCGTTGAAATTATGCGCCAAAACCCAAGGGGATTCAGCTTGTATTACAAGGAACTAGTGCTTATGGAAAAAAGCCTCCTTAGGAAATGGAAGTATGCAGCGCAGTATATTGCATTTGCCGTTCATGGTGAAGAACAGCATATGATCAAGAACTCGGCCTTTCCATTGCTTTCATTGTTGTTGTTTCCACTTGGGCTGTGGTACTACAGAAAGAAGCTGAAATCCGTCTAG
- a CDS encoding VanZ family protein, whose product MKQGLLIFIVYTTILIWAVLDEFHQSFVPGRTPSVTDICVDYAGTVAFALLHIIYSVFCKRGGSTK is encoded by the coding sequence ATGAAACAGGGATTGCTTATCTTCATTGTCTACACAACTATTTTGATTTGGGCGGTTCTAGATGAATTCCATCAATCATTTGTACCTGGTAGAACACCAAGTGTGACCGATATATGTGTTGATTATGCCGGAACAGTTGCTTTCGCACTGCTTCATATCATATATTCTGTTTTTTGCAAAAGGGGAGGTAGTACGAAGTGA
- the uvsE gene encoding UV DNA damage repair endonuclease UvsE, translated as MIIRFGYVAMSTMVKNASPSRTMTVTNFNKLTDREAAIRKLERLGAENIHNSLRLLRHNRAHDIHVFRFSSKLIPLFGHEMLEDWDPITVLAEDFKELGNYVKENQMRVSFHPDHFTVLSTPKKDVLKKSVEDLQRHSAMLNAMGLGSESLCNIHVGGIYGDKPKAGERFVQQFSDMRTEIQKRITLENDDKTFTALETLEIAEQVSTPMVLDVHHHQVNNNGEDAAKLWPRIAETWKREDLAGLPPKIHVSSPKSEKDPRSHADYVEAEPLYRFFKEIAPITPRLDVMIEAKMKDGALVQLMEDLKSLSGVTALNQASIEM; from the coding sequence ATGATCATTCGTTTCGGTTACGTTGCCATGTCAACCATGGTCAAAAATGCTTCTCCGTCCAGAACGATGACGGTTACAAACTTTAATAAGCTTACCGACAGAGAGGCGGCTATTCGAAAGTTGGAGCGTCTGGGCGCAGAGAATATCCATAACTCGCTCAGGCTGCTTCGGCATAACCGCGCCCATGATATACACGTTTTTCGTTTCTCATCCAAGCTGATTCCACTGTTCGGTCACGAAATGCTGGAGGACTGGGACCCTATTACAGTGCTTGCGGAGGATTTTAAGGAGCTTGGCAACTATGTCAAAGAGAACCAGATGCGCGTCAGCTTTCATCCGGATCATTTTACAGTGCTGAGTACACCGAAGAAAGATGTGTTGAAAAAGTCAGTAGAAGATCTCCAAAGGCACTCCGCGATGCTGAATGCTATGGGCCTTGGCAGTGAGTCGCTATGCAACATTCATGTCGGAGGCATCTATGGAGATAAGCCCAAAGCAGGCGAACGGTTTGTACAGCAGTTCTCGGATATGAGAACCGAAATTCAAAAGCGAATCACGCTTGAGAATGATGACAAGACGTTCACCGCATTGGAAACGTTGGAGATTGCCGAGCAGGTAAGCACTCCGATGGTGCTCGATGTCCATCATCATCAAGTCAATAATAACGGGGAGGATGCCGCCAAGCTTTGGCCGCGGATTGCGGAGACCTGGAAGCGCGAGGACTTAGCCGGACTGCCTCCCAAGATTCACGTTTCCAGTCCGAAGAGCGAGAAGGACCCCAGAAGCCATGCCGACTATGTGGAGGCTGAACCCCTGTACCGATTTTTCAAGGAGATTGCTCCGATTACCCCGAGGCTCGACGTCATGATTGAAGCCAAGATGAAAGACGGGGCGCTTGTTCAGTTGATGGAAGACTTGAAGTCCTTAAGTGGGGTTACGGCTTTGAATCAAGCTTCAATTGAGATGTAA
- a CDS encoding alpha/beta fold hydrolase → MKVRVNGVELFVESSGQGDVALVFMHYYGGSSRTWLEVIDGLKEQYRCYAYDHRGWGESDKSAVSYGITDLADDAEALIRELGLTRYVLVGHSMGAKAAQLLASRCPEGLEALVLVAPSPPTPQDMPPDFRQAMVHFYDTREGAEAAFNNIVRLPLKEHVREMVLEDMQKSCPPARAAWPETAMIEDISASVASIQAPTLILAGEMDPVDRLEAVEREVAGRIPPARLEVLRNTGHLSPLEVPREIAERITAFLSETVPGASA, encoded by the coding sequence ATGAAAGTTCGAGTAAACGGTGTAGAGCTATTTGTGGAGTCAAGTGGTCAAGGAGACGTAGCTCTTGTTTTTATGCACTATTATGGGGGATCGTCGAGAACATGGCTGGAGGTCATAGACGGTTTAAAGGAGCAATACCGCTGCTATGCTTATGACCACAGAGGGTGGGGAGAATCGGATAAATCAGCCGTTTCCTATGGGATTACCGATCTCGCAGACGATGCCGAGGCGCTCATTCGAGAGCTTGGATTAACTAGGTATGTGCTTGTAGGACATTCCATGGGAGCCAAGGCGGCGCAACTTCTGGCATCCCGCTGTCCAGAAGGGCTGGAGGCTCTTGTGCTTGTAGCTCCATCTCCGCCTACACCTCAGGATATGCCTCCTGATTTCAGGCAGGCGATGGTTCATTTCTATGACACGAGAGAAGGTGCCGAAGCAGCCTTCAACAATATCGTGAGGCTGCCTCTGAAGGAGCACGTCAGAGAGATGGTGCTGGAAGATATGCAGAAAAGCTGCCCGCCAGCCCGTGCCGCATGGCCGGAAACTGCTATGATTGAGGATATATCTGCCTCCGTCGCATCGATTCAGGCCCCGACACTCATACTGGCCGGTGAGATGGATCCGGTTGATCGTCTCGAAGCTGTCGAAAGAGAGGTTGCTGGAAGAATCCCGCCGGCTAGACTGGAGGTTCTTCGTAATACGGGGCACTTGTCGCCTCTTGAAGTTCCCCGAGAAATCGCTGAGCGCATTACTGCATTTTTATCTGAAACAGTTCCCGGTGCTTCTGCATAA
- a CDS encoding RrF2 family transcriptional regulator, translating to MANSSQQFSVAIHILCFLEFNKAGRTTSELLGASVNANPAVIRRIMRKLTQAGLLVSTLGAGAAISLTRSAEQITLLEVYQAIQQEEHSELFVIHPNPNPECPVGSKMPFLLHGVYGNVQAALEQQLSQVTISQLAHQIISEG from the coding sequence GTGGCAAACAGCAGCCAGCAATTTTCTGTAGCCATTCACATACTCTGTTTTTTGGAGTTCAATAAGGCAGGCAGGACAACCTCCGAGCTTCTTGGAGCAAGTGTGAACGCGAATCCCGCTGTCATTCGGCGCATCATGCGGAAGCTAACCCAGGCAGGACTTCTTGTATCTACCTTAGGGGCCGGCGCCGCAATCAGCCTGACCCGCTCCGCCGAGCAAATTACACTGCTTGAGGTGTATCAGGCTATTCAGCAGGAAGAGCATAGTGAATTATTTGTTATCCACCCAAACCCCAATCCCGAGTGTCCGGTAGGCAGTAAAATGCCTTTTTTATTACACGGAGTCTACGGAAACGTACAAGCCGCCTTAGAGCAACAGCTTTCCCAAGTCACCATTAGCCAGCTCGCACACCAAATCATCTCAGAGGGTTGA
- a CDS encoding FusB/FusC family EF-G-binding protein, with the protein MCEPFIHNHQYNLVKNQADLLLQAYRTASDSKVLESVKYSVETKILELFPDATAAQKQMLGAVSVLRAAEEFQAYLKALQEYLLPFPAITAKQIQKLFPKNKKLKLPDLAGLDYRFMTYLSWVDISTNKLFIVVPMNGQFVGVEGRYTLTHKKSYCFVCNQFEELALFTAVSRKRPANTSPDYYKAVGNYLCMDGHECNKNITDTASLEQFVSSVIG; encoded by the coding sequence ATGTGTGAACCATTTATCCATAATCATCAATATAATTTAGTGAAAAATCAAGCTGATTTGCTGCTACAGGCTTATCGGACGGCCTCTGACTCGAAGGTGCTGGAATCGGTGAAGTACTCGGTAGAAACGAAGATCCTTGAGCTGTTTCCTGACGCTACCGCTGCTCAGAAGCAAATGCTGGGTGCTGTGTCGGTCTTACGGGCTGCGGAGGAATTTCAAGCGTATCTGAAGGCTCTTCAGGAATATCTGCTTCCGTTCCCGGCCATTACAGCCAAGCAAATCCAGAAGCTGTTTCCGAAAAATAAAAAGCTAAAGCTTCCCGATCTTGCCGGTCTCGATTACCGCTTTATGACGTATTTGAGCTGGGTCGATATCTCAACCAATAAATTGTTTATCGTGGTTCCTATGAACGGGCAGTTTGTCGGCGTGGAGGGAAGGTATACCCTTACCCATAAAAAGAGCTACTGCTTCGTGTGCAACCAGTTTGAGGAGCTTGCTCTGTTCACCGCCGTTTCCCGCAAACGTCCTGCGAACACCTCGCCTGATTATTACAAGGCTGTCGGTAATTATTTGTGCATGGACGGTCATGAATGCAACAAGAATATAACGGATACCGCTTCACTGGAACAGTTTGTTTCTAGCGTTATAGGATAG